From the genome of Leptospiraceae bacterium:
TTAACATAATCTTAAAACGTAGTATAAATGAACCCGTCTCCATCGTGGGATAATGTTGTGAGTAAAAAAATTGTTAAAACACCTAAAATAATCACGAGTCCAAAATTATATTTTTTGAATCTATCGAATGCTTCAGGTTTGTATTGAACAAAATGGAAAAACAAAAAAGCTCCGTACATATAAATCACACTTTCATAACTTTTTACTGAATTCAAAAGAAATGGTTTTTCACTTTGGACTAATTCCATACCGGAGACTATCCAATCACTTCCATTGACAGCAAGTAAACTCCTGAGATAATCAGATGAATTAGTAAATAATCCAGAAAATAAATCTAACATTGCAGGAGTATTATTGGATCTAAACATAAATGCACTGATGGAAAATAATAAATAAATAATCATTGCTTTTAATACTTTTAATGGAAAACTTTTTTCGGGTGTAAGTGGAATACCTTTCTTTTCTTCTAAGTATCTTTCAATACAAAGTAGGGTTCCCCAATAAAATCCCCAAACAACGAATGTATAATCGGCTCCATGCCAGAATCCACCCAAAGTCATAGTAATAATTAAATTAATATAAGTTCGTAATTCTCCTGCGCGACTCCCGCCGAGTGGAATATAGATATACTCCATTAACCAAAAGGACAAAGTAACATGCCATTTTTTCCAAAGTTCTCTTCCACTGGTAGAAAAAAATGGAGCAAAGAAGTTTTCCGGAATTTTAAATCCAAGAAAGTATGCAACGGATCTTGCCATATCAGTTAATCCAGAAAAATCTGCGTACACTTGGATTGTGTATAATATTCCTCCCATAAAAAGGGAAAAGGAAGTGTATTCGTTTGGATTTGCAAAAACTGGATTAATAATCGATGCGACTGGGTCTGCAATGAGGATTTTTTTTATTAAACCAGACATCATTAAATAAGAGGCTTTGTATATATCGTCTGATTGCGGAACTTCTCTTTCTAGATTCGGAAAAAAGTCCTTTGTACGCATAATGGGACCTGCAATGAGTACAGGAAAAAACAATACAAATAGTAAATATTTTTTGAAACTTAGTAGGTCTTCTTCTTTTGTATTTCTGTAAGCATCTACCGCACAAGCGATCATTTGAAATGAGTAAAAGCTAATGGCAAGTGGAAGAGTAACCTGAATCCAGCGACCTTCCGATGCATTCTGAAAAAATAAACTCCCTGTGATATCACTTAAGACACCTGTGAAAAAATAAAAATATTTGAAAAAACCTAAGTTGAGTAAATTGAAAATAACCGCAACTTTTACAAATAGATTTTTATTACCTTTATAGATTTGAAAATAAAAATAATAATTTAAAGCTATTACAATTAAAAAATGCAATAGAAATATGGGAGAATAATAGAAATAAAACGCGGCACCGGCTAGAATTAAAAAATCGTGTCTGAGTTTTTTACCTATATTCCAGTAGATAAAATAAACAATTGTAAAAAAAATAAAAAAAGGTATAGTATTAAATAACATAATTTTTAGGTTTTTAAAAGGGAAATTAATCGGTTCATCACATCATCTTTAACTTTTCGCATTCCACCTCTAATCATGGCTCCACTTGCATTTTTGTGCCCACCACCGTTAAAGTCTTTGGCTACACTACAAACATCATAATCCCCCTTGGAACGAAAACTAATTTTTACAAAATCTTCTTCCCCTTCGGTGAATACAACTGAAACATAAATATCATTGGGTCCGAGTAATTCACTGGAAATACCTTCGAGTGGATTTGAGTGAAAATTATATTTTCCTAGCATTTGTTTTGTTATTTCGATTGTGACTAAATGGTATTCGGCATGAATTTCTATGCTGGAATAAATATCTTTCTTTAAAAGTAAAACTGAGATTGGAAAATCTTCATACATTTTACGAAGTAATACTTCAATAGGGAAATTAAATTCGACTAATTTGGCTGCAATTTCGTGAGTGCGGGGACGAGTTTTGCTATATTTGAATTGTCCAGTATCCATAACAATGCCAAGGTAAAGCGCAATTGCAGTATTGTAATCCAGTTGAATTCCAGCTAGTTCAATAATTTCAAAAATAATTTCAGCAGTTGATCCAATTTCAGGAAAAGAGAATAACCCTTCAAATGGTTCAATATTATCATGGTGGTCTATCATGATTAGATTTGATTTATCTTCTTTTAAAAATTGATTTACATCTCCAATTCTCGGCAAATCGGAGTTATCCACAACAATCACTGTTTTATTTGTCGAGAAAACTTGTAACATATTTGGATCGATATTTCTTACTTTAAAAAGTGGATCGATAAATTTATATTTTTCAGGCATTTTATCTGGATTTAAAATAGTATGGCTTTTACCTAATTTTGTAAGTAGGTAAGAGAGACCTAATTCAGATCCAATTCCGTCTGGATCACAACCTCTATGAGTTGTTAAAATAAAATCATTTCCAGTTTTTAAAACATTTAGTAATTTTTCAAAATCTTTCTTTCTGTCTATTTGTTTCCTGTTAGCCAATGGGAATCTCTCTTTATCTTTTTTTAAATAATTCTTGCCAGTATTCTAGTTCTGTTCCAGAAAGTTTAACGTCCGCCGGTTTCTCTTCCTTATCCTCTGAAGCAAATAAGAATTTATCGACCCATTTTGCAAAGTCCTCAGACTTTTGACTCTTACAACTGAATCTTTTGCAATAAAATAAAATATCATTATCTGATGTCACTACATATAAACTTGAAGGATTAGGATCTCTTTTAATATATTGCTTAATTAAAAAATCAGCAGTAACATCGTGGCTGAAATAGATTTTAATTCCACCGTACTCGTCGTGTCGGACTTCACTGCCTAAATCTTTTTTCCCATCAAAAAAAACATGGATTACTGTATTTCCTCGTTTTATCTTATATTGGTTAAGTATCTTTAATAAACCTTCTCTTGCAAGATTTAATTTACTTTCATACATGAGTCCTTCTAATTCAGGAAATTTATAAATCAAATTAAAACCGTCAATTAGAAGAATCATACTTTTTGTAGTTTAGAAATCAATCTAAAAATGGCAAGTGAATAATTCAAATCTGAAAAACAAAGATTGCCGCATTACGTCTAAATTAAATTATATACCAAACGACAAAAGTAATTTCCTCAAAGGATTTTATTTGAATAGCATTTGGAATATCGCAAATACTACGTGTGGGAACACAAATAAGTGCTTACGCCAAACGCACCTTTTTTTAAAATGAAACTGTTTGGTATAGGTATATAGAATCTTGGAGTTAGTTTTATGAAAAAATACATTTCCCTATTAATTTTTACCATTTGTGTCTTAATTTCTTTTTTCGTATGGGGACAAAGCATAGAGCAAGTAAAACCTTGGCTTGGAATCTCTATCGAAAGTAAACCAAATGGAGTAGGTGTACTAAACGCAATTGAAGGTACTCCCGCCGAAAAAGCAGGTCTAAAATCTGGAGATTTAATAAAAAAAATTGATTCGATTCCTATAAAAGATGTGGAACAGTTAATTTCCTATATTCGATCTAAGGGAGTTGGAAATGAAGTATCTGTAGAGTTTGAGAGAGATAAAAAGCCAATGAAGTTTGCAATTAAACTAGAAGCAAAACCAGACGAATTTGAATTAGTGAAAAAGAAACTATACGGAAAATTACTTCCTGATTTTAAATTGGAAGGTATGAGTGAAAAGAAAGTATTCACCAAAAAAGATTTGGAAAACAAAATCACCATCATAGAATTTTGGGCAACATGGTGTGGTCCTTGTCGTGCGTCACACGAAAGACTCTCCGAATTCGCAGAAAAAAATCCATCCATCCAAATTTTAGCTGTTTCAAATGAAGAATCTGAATTAATCCAAAAATACATCAAGAGCACAAAACCGAAGTTTACCACAGTCAGAGATTCTTCTGGAGAATTAATGAAGTTCTTTTTGGTTTCCGCCATTCCAATGAGTGCAGTTCTGGACAAACAAGGACGAGTTCAATCTCTTGCGTTAGGTGGCGGATTTTATTTAGAAGAAATTTTAAAAACTGCTACGGAGTTAAATACGAAGTAGGTATTTATTACTATTTCTCAGATTTCTAATCTCGCTTACGGATTAGAAATCTCAGTATTTAAACTAAAAGTTTAAGGAAAAATCCCGAGAGATTCTGCAAGTAATGGAAGTTTTGCGTCTTTGGCGGATAATATTGGTTTTGCGATCATCCAATCTATTTCTAAAGTAGGGTCTGACCAAAGTATTCCGCCTTCACTTTCATAACTATAAAGATTATCCACTTTGTATAAAAATTCCGTTTCCGGTTTTAATACCAAATAACCGTGGGCAAAACCGCGTGGAACTAAAAGTTGTTTGAAATTTCCTGCACTTAGCTCTATGCCAAACCACTTTTGATATGTTTTTGAACTCTGTCGTAAATCTACCACTACGTCATAAGCTGCACCCTTTGTAACACGTATGAGTTTAGCTTGAGCATACGGTGGTTTTTGGTAATGAAGCCCTCTTATTACTCCTGTATCGACTGACTTCGCATGATTATCCTGAACAAAGTTAAATCTTAAACCTTTTTCGGCAAAGTATTTTTCAGAATAACTTTCATAGAAAAAACCTCTTTCATCCTTGAATACTTTTGGTTCAATGATAAATAGTCCATCGAATTCAGTTGACTGTATGTTCATTGGCTAACCTTATTAAATATTGTCCGTACCCGTTTTTTTTCATTGGTTCGGCTAGTTTTAAAAGTTGTTCTTTGGAAATATATTTTTTTCTGAATGCAATTTCTTCGAGGCAACCTACTTTTAGCCCTTGTCTATTCTCAATTACTTCAATAAATTGAGATGCTTCGAGTAAAGAGTTATGTGTTCCTGTGTCAAACCATGCGATTCCTCGTCCTAAGAGGTTAACAGTAAGTTGACCCTTTTCTAGATATATTTTATTAAGATCGGTAATTTCTAATTCACCTCTTGCAGATGGCTTTAGGGTTTTTACATAATCACATGCATATTTGTCATAAAAATAAAGTCCTGGAATTGAATAATTTGATTTTGGTTTTTGCGGTTTTTCTTCTATGCCTAAAACTTTTCCAGATTTATCAAATTCAACTACTCCGTATCGTTCAGGGTCATTCACATAATAACCGAAAATTACGGATCCAAGTTTGATATTAGTGGAATCTGCAAGACTTTCAATCATACCATGTCCATAAAAAATATTATCACCAAGGATAAGACAACACGTATCACCGTTTATAAAATTTTCGCCAATCAGAAAAGCCTGTGCAAGTCCGTCCGGGGAAGGTTGAATCTCATATGAAATTCGAATCCCTAAATTGGATCCATCTCCTAATAGACCTTGGAACAAAGGACTATCGTTTGGTGTAGAAATAATCAGTATATCATTAATTCCAGCCAACATTAATGTGGATAATGGATAATAAATCATTGGCTTGTCATAAATAGGCAAGAGTTGTTTACTAACAACTCTAGTTACTGGGTAAAGCCTTGTGCCAGATCCACCGGCAAGAATAATTCCCTTCATAAAGAATCCTTTCGTAGAAAGTTAATTCAATTATCCTGAATTTTTAATCCAACTTGCGTCAAGGGAAATTTTGAAACCTTATTTTTCTACAACTCGTTCAGCAAAAAGGATATTTTTAATAGAACGGATATTATCTAAGATTTCTTGTAGTTGATCTAAGTGTTCGATCTCAATTAAAAATCTTGCAATTAGAGTTCCTTCACCCGCAGAACTTGCCCCTGCTTCAAGAATATTTGTTTCTGTTCTTGAAATAGATTCAACCATTTCCAGATAAATTCCTTGTCTGTCATAAGCCTTTACTTCAATGCGAACCGGTACAGGGTTATTAATTCCATCCCAGCGAACAGCGACCAATCTTTTTCTGTCTGAATGATTTTTGGCAACTTCGCAGTTAAATTTATGAACACTTACTCCACGCCCTCTTGTTACAAATCCTATAATATCATCGCCCGGTAAAGGGGAACAGCAAGACGAAAGCCGTATTAATATATCTTTGATTCCTGCTACAACTATACTAATTTCGCGTTTTTCTTTATCCTTCTTTTTGGCCGGTTTTGCTTTTTTTTGGGTATTTACTTCGATAGATTGTGGAGCTGGATCGTTTGGAATTTTTGCGACATACGAAACAGTTACATCGTTTGCTGTTTCATCTTGGATTTTTCTGAAATATTGACGGAGTTTTTGTTTGGCAGATGACGTTCTAACGATTCGAAGCCATATTGGAGATGGTTTTATCTTTTTATCTGTGATGACTTCTATTTGATCACCTGATTTTAATTCTGTTCTAAGCGGAACCATTCGCCCGCTAATTTTTGCACCTTTCGCGTGGAGACCAACGTCTGTATGAATTCTAAATGCATAATCCAAAATTGTCGACCCCTTAGGAAAATTATAGATATCTCCTTTGGGGCTAAAAACAAATACTTCATCTTCATGTAATTCATGAGTTAAATCTTCTAAGAATTCTTTAGAATCAGAACTAGACTCACTCCATGAACGAATTTTCTCTATCCATTTTACTGTTAAGGAAGTATCTTTGATTGACTTACCTTCTTTATATGCCCAGTGAGCGGCTATTCCATGTTCGGCGATATCATTCATTTCAGCAGTGCGAATTTGAACTTCGAGTGGTCGCCCATCCTGTCCTATGACAGCAGTGTGAAGGGATTGGTATTGATTCGCCTTTGGAATAGCAATATAGTCTTTAAATTTGCCAGGTACTGGTGTCCATATACTGTGGACAATTCCTAAAACACCGTAACAATCTCTTACTTCCTTCGTGACAATCCTGACTGCTCTTAGATCATTAATTTCATCAAAGTTTTTATCTTTATCTTTCATTTTTTTATGAATGGAGTAAAAATGTTTTGATCTACCTTCAATTTGTACATCTAAGTTTATATCGGCTAATCTTTGTTTAATGATGATTTTTGCAGTTTCAATAAAATGGTCTCGTTCTGCTTTTTTGGCGGCTACTTTTTCTTTAATATCTTGGTATTCTTCTGGTTCAAGAATTTGAAACGCGAGGTCTTCCAATTCCGATTTAATTCTATAGACTCCTAATCTTCCGGCTAACGGTGCATAGATAGAAAGTGTTTCTAGCGCGATTTTTTTTTGTTTTTCTGGTCTATGAAACTTTAAAGTTCTCATGTTGTGAGTTTTATCGGCGAGTTTAATTACAATAATCCGCGGATCTTTTGCTGTGGCCATTAGCATTCTTCGGATATTTTCTGCGGCAAGGGATTCAAAATTGATTCTAGTTTTATTTTTGACTTTAGACATTTTGGTCACACCCTCTACGAGTTTGGTAATATCTTTTCCAAAGTCTTCAATCATGTTTTCTTTTGTGTAGCTAGTATCTTCAATTACGTCATGTAAAAGTCCAGCGGCTACTACGTTTGGCTCCTGTCTAAGGTCATTAAGTATATAAGCAACGTTTACTGGGTGAATAACATACGGTTCGCCAGAATATCTTTTTTGATCGGCATGTGTGCGTTCTGCGACTTCATACGCTTTTTTAATTAATTGTTGGTCTTTTAAATTTAGTCTTTCTTTTACTGCGTCAAAAAGCATTTCGATTGTTACATTATGTTTTACGAATCCCATTATTTACTCTCTATTTCAAGGCTAAGATCTAAAAATCGAGTTGTATGAGTTAGATAACCCATACTTACTCCTACAAGGCCTAACTTCGAAAGTCCTTCGAGTTTTTCGGGCGTGATTCCGCCCGAACATTCAATTTGTATATTTAGATTTATTTTTTGGATTTTGTCTATTGCAAATTTTGTATCTTCTAAATTAAAGTTATCTAACAAAATAATATCTGGTGATGATTTTATTGCATCGTCTAACTGGTGTAATCCGTCAATTTCTAGTTCTATTTTTCTATCAGGAAATTGGTTTCTTAATTTAGTTACTGCTTCTTGTATGGAGCCTGACATGGCGACGTGGTTATCTTTAATTAGACCCATATCTGAAAGATTTTGTCTATGATTGCAGGCGCCTCCAATGTAAACCGCATACTTTGCTAATTTTCGATAACCAGGAAGAGTTTTTCTTGTATCAAAAATCATTAGTTTGTTTTCGTATTTTTTAGAAATTTTATTTGCTTCTGTCGCGATTCCAGAAAGGTATTGTAAAAAATTTAACAATACTCTTTCTACTCTTAAAATAACTCGAAGATTTCCTTCTAGAGTTAAAAGTATTTCCTTTGGAGAAAAATTTTCACCGTCTTGTTTTAGAATTTTGTAGGTAAATTGATTTCCCGTTTGTATTTTTAATTCCTCTACAACTATGCTGCCTGCAAGAACACCAGGTTCTTTTGCGATTAACGTTGCCTTAGATTTTTGTTCTGAGGAAAATATCGATTCGCTTGTCACGTCTTTGTCTGGCATATCTTCATCGAGAGCCATACGTACTAGCTTTGTAAAATCAGTTGGAGTTAATTTATCAATTGGTTTTGTGTAAAATCTGTCCATAATACGAATTTTAATCTTATATGATTTGCCGAAAGTTAAAAAAAACCTCTAGTACGAATTAGTAGTTTGTTGTTAATTCAATTAATACTTTACATTTTCGGATTTCTAAAAATGAATGAAGTATGAGTTTTCAGATTGAGACGTTTCCTGTTTATCCACTTGGTTGTAATTGTTCGATTGTTTCTTGTGATAAAACGAAAGAAGCGATTGTAATTGATCCCGGTGGAAGTGAAGATAGAATTTTTAAATATCTCAAATCGAAAGATTTAAAAGTTACCCAAATTATTCATACACATGCGCATTTTGATCATTGCCTCGGAACGAAGGTCGTCGCAGATGCTCATGATGGTTGTAAAATTGGTCTTCATAAAGAGGATTTAAAACTCTATCAGAGTATTCATATGCAGTGTGAAATGTTCGGCGTAGATTTTAAAGGAGACATAAGGGAAATTGACTACTTTCTGGAAGATAACCAAATATTATCTGTAGGAACTACTACAAATATGGAAGTTCTGCATACGCCGGGCCATAGCCCAGGTTCAGTTTGTTTTGTGCTAAAGAGTTCTGATAAACAGGTTCTTTTCTCAGGTGATACACTATTTTCAGGGAGTATTGGCAGGACAGACCTTTGGGGTGGAGATTATGACACAATAATTAAGTCTATTCAGACCAGATTATTAACATTGGAAGATGAAACGCTTGTCATACCAGGACATGGTGAGGCAAGTGTCATATATAGGGAAAAAATGTATAACCCTTATCTAAATTAAGGGTTTCGGATAATTTTTAACAAGAGGAGTTCCGACAATTGTAGGAGAACGTTTATGATGATCATTCGGCTAATTACTTACCTTTTACTTTTAATTATTTTTTGCGGTGGTTTAGCTGTATCTGCAGTTTCTTGGTCTTTTTATGAGTCGGTCTATTCTTCTCTAAATTTACTCAAATATACTTCGGACAACAAAGCCCGAGATATTTTAGCAACTGTAGCTCGCGTTGCGGAAACCAAAATGGATTCGGAACTAGGCTATGGAGAAATGAATGATTTCTTTATAAGACTTATCAAGCAGTCCGAAAAAGATTTAGATAAATTCACTATTAAAGAAGTTTTTTTAATTTCTTCCGATGGAATAATTCTATCACATAGCAATCCGCTTGAAGTTTCCTCCGATGTAAAAATGAGAACAGCATCGCCTAAATATAATAAACCGTATTATATGCGGGCACTTCGAATGAGAAAAGGACAATTGCCGACTCCTCAAACATTCGGACAAGAATACAAGGGAGAGGAGACATTTTACGGTCGTTTAATAATGCGTCTATTTCCTGAATTAAAATACCAAACTGTTCTATTATCAGCACCAATTTATCATATGGAAAAATTGGAAACTGTTGGTTCTATTCATTTAATTTACAATCGTGGAAACGTTTTATTTTTTATGGAAAGCCAAAAAGAAATATTTTTTTGGATGTTAATGAACTATATTGGAATCTCTATACTTGTTAGTATCGTACTTTGGTTAGGTTATATGTATTTCCTTTTTGGGAGTTACAAACAAGGTGGACGTAATATGGCGAATATTCCTGAGCCTGAACTTCCGAAGACTCTTGCAAAAATCGAAACCATTTTTGAAAAACAAGAAACTACGATTAAGCGTTATTTGACCCCGATTCCACTTAAATTAGATAATACAATGTTGAACGTAGGGAGTATTACTGAAGTGAAACAACCTCCTGTTCATCCTGAAAATGAAACAACTGCAAAAATGCCTAAACTACAAAATGGTTCAGTAAATGGGAACGCTAGCAATGGAAACGGAAAACAGGCGGCAAATACCAATAAGGCGAATCCGACTGAAGCTCTAGATGCAATATACCTTGACTAATGTTAGATGTATCAATTAAAGAAAATCATTTAAGCGAAACTCAGGTTGTTTTCGTTAATCTCAAAGGTGCTCTTGACTCAGAGAAAGCAATTGATTTTTATGATTTTATTAATGCCGAAATTATAAAAGGATTTCGGAAGTTTGTAGTTGATAGTTCTCGTCTTGATTATATTTCCTCTTCCGGAATTTCGATTATGATTCGGTTGCAGCATAAATTGCACGAAAAAGAATCAATTTTAGTCTATTATGGATTTAATAAAGAAATTTCATTAGTTCTAAATTTTTTTGGCCTCAAAAAAGAAATTCCAGTAGCGGATACTGTTGATAATGCGATAAAATTACTCCAGACGGAAAATGATGCATTTTCTGATGACGATAAAATTTATTCTGTAAATGAAGTTGCGGATACTGAAACAAGAATTTTTCTAACTCCAGAAGAACTTTCAGAATATGAACCTATCTCGATTCAAGTTTCAGATCCCAATGCTACTTCTTTTTTGGATCAGGACATTGCAAAGAAAATAAAAACAAATCGTTTTACATTAACTGATGAACATGAAGTATTAGAGGAAATTGCTACATCGTCAATCGAACAAGTATTAACGAATTCTGTAGAATCGGTTACTCCAAAGTATTCGGAATTAAAAATTAAACTTCCATTTATTACTAGAACGGAAACTAATCCATCTAAAACTACAATCATGGATAGTATTACTGATTTCGAAACGGATCACACAGAGCGATATGATGTAAACACCTTGTCCAACGCAGTGGAGCCTAAGTTTACTGTATTAGTTGTAAATTGTGGGAATTGTGGAACAAAAATTCGAATCCGCAAACAGGGCAAACAACAATGCCCTAACTGCAAATACAAATTTTTACTTCGTCAGTCTGGTTCTATTTCTAC
Proteins encoded in this window:
- a CDS encoding MBL fold metallo-hydrolase codes for the protein MSFQIETFPVYPLGCNCSIVSCDKTKEAIVIDPGGSEDRIFKYLKSKDLKVTQIIHTHAHFDHCLGTKVVADAHDGCKIGLHKEDLKLYQSIHMQCEMFGVDFKGDIREIDYFLEDNQILSVGTTTNMEVLHTPGHSPGSVCFVLKSSDKQVLFSGDTLFSGSIGRTDLWGGDYDTIIKSIQTRLLTLEDETLVIPGHGEASVIYREKMYNPYLN
- a CDS encoding MBOAT family protein gives rise to the protein MLFNTIPFFIFFTIVYFIYWNIGKKLRHDFLILAGAAFYFYYSPIFLLHFLIVIALNYYFYFQIYKGNKNLFVKVAVIFNLLNLGFFKYFYFFTGVLSDITGSLFFQNASEGRWIQVTLPLAISFYSFQMIACAVDAYRNTKEEDLLSFKKYLLFVLFFPVLIAGPIMRTKDFFPNLEREVPQSDDIYKASYLMMSGLIKKILIADPVASIINPVFANPNEYTSFSLFMGGILYTIQVYADFSGLTDMARSVAYFLGFKIPENFFAPFFSTSGRELWKKWHVTLSFWLMEYIYIPLGGSRAGELRTYINLIITMTLGGFWHGADYTFVVWGFYWGTLLCIERYLEEKKGIPLTPEKSFPLKVLKAMIIYLLFSISAFMFRSNNTPAMLDLFSGLFTNSSDYLRSLLAVNGSDWIVSGMELVQSEKPFLLNSVKSYESVIYMYGAFLFFHFVQYKPEAFDRFKKYNFGLVIILGVLTIFLLTTLSHDGDGFIYTTF
- a CDS encoding PDZ domain-containing protein; translated protein: MKKYISLLIFTICVLISFFVWGQSIEQVKPWLGISIESKPNGVGVLNAIEGTPAEKAGLKSGDLIKKIDSIPIKDVEQLISYIRSKGVGNEVSVEFERDKKPMKFAIKLEAKPDEFELVKKKLYGKLLPDFKLEGMSEKKVFTKKDLENKITIIEFWATWCGPCRASHERLSEFAEKNPSIQILAVSNEESELIQKYIKSTKPKFTTVRDSSGELMKFFLVSAIPMSAVLDKQGRVQSLALGGGFYLEEILKTATELNTK
- the nadC gene encoding carboxylating nicotinate-nucleotide diphosphorylase, yielding MDRFYTKPIDKLTPTDFTKLVRMALDEDMPDKDVTSESIFSSEQKSKATLIAKEPGVLAGSIVVEELKIQTGNQFTYKILKQDGENFSPKEILLTLEGNLRVILRVERVLLNFLQYLSGIATEANKISKKYENKLMIFDTRKTLPGYRKLAKYAVYIGGACNHRQNLSDMGLIKDNHVAMSGSIQEAVTKLRNQFPDRKIELEIDGLHQLDDAIKSSPDIILLDNFNLEDTKFAIDKIQKINLNIQIECSGGITPEKLEGLSKLGLVGVSMGYLTHTTRFLDLSLEIESK
- the rfbA gene encoding glucose-1-phosphate thymidylyltransferase RfbA, with amino-acid sequence MKGIILAGGSGTRLYPVTRVVSKQLLPIYDKPMIYYPLSTLMLAGINDILIISTPNDSPLFQGLLGDGSNLGIRISYEIQPSPDGLAQAFLIGENFINGDTCCLILGDNIFYGHGMIESLADSTNIKLGSVIFGYYVNDPERYGVVEFDKSGKVLGIEEKPQKPKSNYSIPGLYFYDKYACDYVKTLKPSARGELEITDLNKIYLEKGQLTVNLLGRGIAWFDTGTHNSLLEASQFIEVIENRQGLKVGCLEEIAFRKKYISKEQLLKLAEPMKKNGYGQYLIRLANEHTVN
- a CDS encoding bifunctional oligoribonuclease/PAP phosphatase NrnA, with amino-acid sequence MANRKQIDRKKDFEKLLNVLKTGNDFILTTHRGCDPDGIGSELGLSYLLTKLGKSHTILNPDKMPEKYKFIDPLFKVRNIDPNMLQVFSTNKTVIVVDNSDLPRIGDVNQFLKEDKSNLIMIDHHDNIEPFEGLFSFPEIGSTAEIIFEIIELAGIQLDYNTAIALYLGIVMDTGQFKYSKTRPRTHEIAAKLVEFNFPIEVLLRKMYEDFPISVLLLKKDIYSSIEIHAEYHLVTIEITKQMLGKYNFHSNPLEGISSELLGPNDIYVSVVFTEGEEDFVKISFRSKGDYDVCSVAKDFNGGGHKNASGAMIRGGMRKVKDDVMNRLISLLKT
- a CDS encoding bifunctional (p)ppGpp synthetase/guanosine-3',5'-bis(diphosphate) 3'-pyrophosphohydrolase, with translation MGFVKHNVTIEMLFDAVKERLNLKDQQLIKKAYEVAERTHADQKRYSGEPYVIHPVNVAYILNDLRQEPNVVAAGLLHDVIEDTSYTKENMIEDFGKDITKLVEGVTKMSKVKNKTRINFESLAAENIRRMLMATAKDPRIIVIKLADKTHNMRTLKFHRPEKQKKIALETLSIYAPLAGRLGVYRIKSELEDLAFQILEPEEYQDIKEKVAAKKAERDHFIETAKIIIKQRLADINLDVQIEGRSKHFYSIHKKMKDKDKNFDEINDLRAVRIVTKEVRDCYGVLGIVHSIWTPVPGKFKDYIAIPKANQYQSLHTAVIGQDGRPLEVQIRTAEMNDIAEHGIAAHWAYKEGKSIKDTSLTVKWIEKIRSWSESSSDSKEFLEDLTHELHEDEVFVFSPKGDIYNFPKGSTILDYAFRIHTDVGLHAKGAKISGRMVPLRTELKSGDQIEVITDKKIKPSPIWLRIVRTSSAKQKLRQYFRKIQDETANDVTVSYVAKIPNDPAPQSIEVNTQKKAKPAKKKDKEKREISIVVAGIKDILIRLSSCCSPLPGDDIIGFVTRGRGVSVHKFNCEVAKNHSDRKRLVAVRWDGINNPVPVRIEVKAYDRQGIYLEMVESISRTETNILEAGASSAGEGTLIARFLIEIEHLDQLQEILDNIRSIKNILFAERVVEK
- the rfbC gene encoding dTDP-4-dehydrorhamnose 3,5-epimerase — encoded protein: MNIQSTEFDGLFIIEPKVFKDERGFFYESYSEKYFAEKGLRFNFVQDNHAKSVDTGVIRGLHYQKPPYAQAKLIRVTKGAAYDVVVDLRQSSKTYQKWFGIELSAGNFKQLLVPRGFAHGYLVLKPETEFLYKVDNLYSYESEGGILWSDPTLEIDWMIAKPILSAKDAKLPLLAESLGIFP
- a CDS encoding NYN domain-containing protein; its protein translation is MILLIDGFNLIYKFPELEGLMYESKLNLAREGLLKILNQYKIKRGNTVIHVFFDGKKDLGSEVRHDEYGGIKIYFSHDVTADFLIKQYIKRDPNPSSLYVVTSDNDILFYCKRFSCKSQKSEDFAKWVDKFLFASEDKEEKPADVKLSGTELEYWQELFKKR